In a genomic window of Bordetella petrii:
- a CDS encoding HAD family hydrolase, with protein MTVLRFEAVLFDCDGVLVDSEPITARVLATMLGELGWSITQDDALRIFVGKTVKDEAALIHSRTGFTLTSEWLDEFRDRRNQALEQDLQAIDGAPQAVHALHGLFGGRIAVASGADMVKIELQLRKVGVYDYFAGRFFSGQALARNKPAPDVYLTAADALGVAPQRCAVVEDTVTGATAGVAAGATVFGYSPGGPGHDSTQALLRAGVAHVFHDMRELPTLLTQAA; from the coding sequence ATGACCGTTTTACGTTTCGAGGCCGTCCTGTTCGACTGCGATGGCGTGCTGGTCGATTCCGAGCCGATCACGGCGCGCGTACTGGCCACCATGCTGGGCGAGCTGGGCTGGTCCATCACGCAGGACGACGCGCTGCGCATCTTTGTTGGCAAGACGGTCAAGGACGAGGCCGCGCTTATCCATTCGCGCACCGGCTTTACCTTGACTTCAGAATGGCTGGACGAATTCCGCGACCGGCGCAACCAAGCCCTGGAGCAAGACCTGCAGGCCATCGATGGCGCGCCACAGGCAGTACATGCCCTGCACGGTTTGTTCGGCGGGCGTATCGCGGTGGCATCGGGTGCCGATATGGTCAAGATAGAGCTGCAACTGCGCAAAGTCGGCGTGTACGACTATTTCGCAGGGCGCTTCTTCAGCGGCCAGGCCCTGGCCCGCAACAAACCCGCCCCCGACGTCTACCTGACCGCGGCCGACGCCCTGGGCGTGGCGCCGCAACGCTGCGCGGTGGTGGAAGACACGGTCACCGGAGCCACAGCCGGCGTGGCGGCTGGGGCAACGGTTTTTGGCTACAGCCCGGGCGGCCCGGGCCATGACAGCACCCAGGCCCTGCTGCGGGCTGGGGTCGCCCATGTATTCCACGACATGCGCGAACTCCCCACGCTGCTGACGCAGGCAGCATGA
- a CDS encoding ferritin-like domain-containing protein — MDKENNPADEHLMDWLRDAHAMEEQAETMLTSMAGRIENYPEVHQRIQRHIEETRGQQRLVRQCIERRGGDTSALKDLAGKITATFQGFSGALASDEILKGAMFSFAFENLEVAAYRQLVAAARYVGDTETAEVCAGILKEEIAMAEWLDHNSDALVRLFLERANNPGEQAKR, encoded by the coding sequence ATGGACAAGGAAAACAACCCAGCAGACGAACACCTGATGGACTGGCTCAGAGACGCGCACGCCATGGAAGAACAGGCCGAAACCATGCTCACCAGCATGGCCGGCCGCATCGAAAACTACCCCGAAGTACACCAGCGCATTCAACGCCATATTGAAGAAACCCGGGGCCAGCAGCGGCTGGTACGCCAGTGCATAGAGCGCCGGGGCGGAGACACGTCGGCGCTGAAAGACCTGGCGGGCAAGATCACGGCAACGTTCCAGGGATTTTCGGGAGCGCTTGCCTCCGATGAAATCCTGAAAGGCGCGATGTTCAGCTTCGCCTTCGAAAACCTGGAAGTCGCCGCCTATCGGCAACTGGTGGCCGCGGCCCGGTACGTGGGCGACACCGAAACCGCCGAGGTGTGCGCAGGCATCCTCAAGGAAGAAATCGCGATGGCCGAATGGCTGGACCACAACTCCGATGCCCTGGTGCGCCTCTTTCTGGAGCGGGCGAACAACCCTGGGGAGCAGGCCAAGCGCTAG